The following proteins come from a genomic window of Sesamum indicum cultivar Zhongzhi No. 13 linkage group LG10, S_indicum_v1.0, whole genome shotgun sequence:
- the LOC105172546 gene encoding uncharacterized zinc finger protein At4g06634, whose translation METHISHSLFDRRPLTKSRTPPVKWFKEWVPQDLITTGGKCMVLKWVNEATMKAMKEKSKEPEVVEPEPEPTTEVLFLCSYEGCGKTFIDAGALRKHSHIHGERQYVCHYENCGKKFLDSSKLKRHFLIHTGERDFVCPHEGCGKAFSLDFNLRSHMKTHSQENYHICPYPECGKRYAHEYKLKNHIASHHEKNVVDAPKYAMPTEKPVKAPKASTGASGPASSDRPYACPYEGCEKAYIHEYKLNLHLRREHPGHFPDENAKNNQPNTENEVDEGSDQEVYAGKRGNGKVQKQNRAKPNLRLPPSKVAQRKSSAASVANLNVVKKPWPLKEEVYEEEDSEETEEERDNVGDGWRYGENNEDDDEETEDED comes from the exons ATGGAGACTCACATCAGCCACAGCCTGTTCGATAGACGCCCCTTAACCAAGTCTAGGACCCCTCCTGTTAAATGGTTCAAAGAATG GGTGCCTCAAGACCTTATCACAACTGGTGGGAAGTGTATGGTATTGAAGTGGGTTAATG AGGCCACGATGAAGGCCATGAAAGAGAAGTCAAAAGAACCAGAAGTGGTAGAGCCTGAGCCTGAACCAACAACAGAAGTTCTTTTCCTTTGCAGTTACGAAGGCTGTGGAAAGACATTTATCGATGCTGGAGCCTTGAGGAAGCATTCTCATATTCATGGGGAGAGACAATATGTATGCCATTATGAGAATTGCGGAAAG AAATTTTTGGATAGTTCAAAGCTAAAGAGGCATTTCTTAATCCATACTGGAGAGAGAGACTTTGTGTGCCCACATGAAGGCTGTGGTAAG GCGTTCTCTCTAGATTTTAACCTCAGGTCGCACATGAAAACACATTCACAGGAGAATTATCATATTTGCCCATATCCTGAGTGCGGAAAACGATACGCACATGAATACAAGCTGAAGAATCACATTGCATCTCATCATGAGAAG AATGTTGTAGATGCGCCCAAATATGCTATGCCAACAGAAAAGCCAGTGAAAGCTCCAAAGGCGTCGACAGGAGCTTCCGGCCCTGCATCATCGGATCGACCCTATGCCTGCCCGTATGAAGGGTGTGAGAAGGCCTACATCCATGAATACAAGCTGAATCTTCATCTAAGAAGAGAGCACCCTGGCCATTTTCCGGATGAGAATGCCAAGAACAACCAACCAAACACCGAAAACGAGGTGGATGAAGGCAGCGATCAAGAAGTGTATGCTGGAAAACGTGGCAACGGTAAAGTTCAAAAACAGAACAGGGCTAAGCCAAATCTGAGGCTGCCCCCATCAAAAGTTGCTCAGCGCAAAAGCTCCGCTGCATCTGTTGCCAACTTGAATGTGGTGAAAAAGCCTTGGCCACTTAAAGAGGAGGTGTATGAAGAAGAGGATAGTGAAGAAACAGAAGAGGAAAGAGACAATGTTGGGGATGGATGGAGGTATGGAGAAAACAATGAGGACGATGATGAAGAGACAGAAGACGAGGACTGA